One segment of Terriglobia bacterium DNA contains the following:
- a CDS encoding site-specific integrase: protein MKVRGDASETWRFCPVVRTGNGRIRPNYVLIDGQPEFHKEGAYYIEWYIDGKRHRESVGKNASEAFAAAERRAQMLRNQALGIEIVGEHKRVGTTLAEACREFLEETRQHHRPKTYSQYKTALEYFRQSCCEKPLCNVERADVMGFMGFLSDKGLARRTIWTKVQVVVSMLKANGITKLIRKRDWPRYTETEPEIYTSEEIETFLSQCNSWKRVLFEFFWMTGFREGEVMHVTWPDIDFGNHVVRVKAKPKLGFIPKDWEEREVPIPDRLLNSLRHHKAAAPANHSLVFATCNGQLVHNFLRQCKSIAWRAGLNCGLCDTGEGHCAKGPYCQSWFLHKFRATFATMHLRAGVDLTTVQTWMGHKDLESTMRYLKPARDKEALQKVNATFPLPRSTSESEDAHA, encoded by the coding sequence GTGAAGGTGCGCGGCGATGCATCTGAGACGTGGCGATTCTGTCCTGTCGTGCGCACCGGCAATGGCCGAATTCGTCCCAACTACGTACTGATCGATGGTCAGCCTGAATTCCACAAAGAAGGCGCCTACTACATCGAATGGTATATCGACGGCAAGCGACATCGAGAATCGGTGGGCAAAAATGCAAGCGAAGCATTTGCCGCTGCTGAGCGCCGAGCGCAGATGCTCAGGAATCAGGCGCTCGGAATCGAGATCGTCGGTGAACATAAGCGAGTCGGAACAACTCTGGCAGAGGCCTGCCGCGAGTTCCTCGAAGAAACACGCCAACACCACAGGCCGAAGACCTACAGCCAGTACAAGACCGCGCTCGAATATTTTCGCCAATCGTGTTGCGAAAAGCCGCTTTGTAATGTCGAACGAGCTGACGTTATGGGTTTCATGGGTTTTTTGTCCGATAAGGGCCTTGCCCGCCGCACGATCTGGACCAAGGTGCAGGTTGTCGTCTCAATGCTCAAAGCGAACGGAATTACTAAATTGATCCGCAAGCGCGACTGGCCACGATACACGGAAACGGAACCCGAGATCTACACCAGTGAGGAGATCGAGACTTTTCTTTCGCAGTGCAACTCTTGGAAGCGAGTACTGTTTGAATTCTTCTGGATGACTGGTTTTCGCGAAGGCGAGGTAATGCATGTAACGTGGCCGGACATTGACTTCGGCAATCACGTTGTTCGGGTGAAGGCCAAGCCAAAGCTGGGATTCATTCCGAAGGATTGGGAAGAACGCGAGGTTCCGATTCCTGACCGCCTCCTGAACAGTCTGCGCCATCACAAAGCGGCAGCACCCGCAAATCATTCACTGGTATTCGCGACCTGCAACGGCCAGCTTGTTCACAACTTCCTGCGCCAATGCAAAAGCATCGCCTGGCGTGCCGGTTTGAATTGTGGCCTGTGCGACACAGGGGAAGGGCACTGCGCCAAAGGACCATATTGCCAAAGCTGGTTTCTGCATAAGTTCCGGGCGACATTCGCCACCATGCACCTACGCGCCGGAGTTGATCTGACAACGGTTCAAACCTGGATGGGACACAAAGATTTGGAGTCGACGATGCGCTATCTCAAACCTGCCCGGGACAAGGAAGCGCTCCAAAAGGTCAATGCGACGTTTCCTCTGCCACGATCCACATCCGAGTCTGAAGATGCGCACGCTTAG
- a CDS encoding helix-turn-helix domain-containing protein gives MPRALRASELAKILSTSKMTIYRLVEQGAIPHFRVGGLIRFDPHAIADWLRRKMPLNQTAA, from the coding sequence ATGCCGCGCGCACTGCGAGCGTCGGAGCTCGCAAAAATTCTTTCGACGAGCAAGATGACTATCTATCGCCTTGTGGAACAAGGCGCGATTCCTCACTTCAGAGTTGGTGGGCTCATCCGTTTTGACCCACATGCGATTGCGGATTGGCTTCGGCGGAAGATGCCCTTGAACCAAACAGCTGCCTAA
- a CDS encoding MoxR family ATPase, whose product MFSSLEEVNARLRATGYIADPIATTTVHLAAALHKPLLLEGPAGSGKTQLAYAVAEAAQTTVERLQCYEGINEEKAIGKFDEPLQRLCVELRAKSGDIDWASLRTELHSQDFFSAGPLMRALLSETPCVLLIDELDKVDQAFEAILLELLSVWRLSVPKLGTVEARSIPFVVLTSNEERRIGDPLRRRSFYLRVEHPTAEREAEIVALRTPESSPEFHAGMAGLAKALRGWSLEKPPSVSEILDLADALKILGHEQVTPGLRDVLLPLLAKTEADRKKLLLRDGFASLIYDAQQYTAAALRGGAS is encoded by the coding sequence GTGTTTTCATCTCTCGAAGAAGTCAATGCACGGCTGAGGGCCACCGGGTATATCGCGGATCCCATAGCAACAACAACCGTTCACCTAGCAGCGGCACTCCATAAGCCGCTGCTCTTGGAGGGGCCAGCCGGCAGCGGGAAGACGCAACTAGCGTATGCAGTTGCAGAAGCCGCGCAGACCACGGTTGAGCGACTACAGTGCTACGAGGGAATCAACGAAGAAAAGGCCATTGGTAAGTTCGACGAACCTCTGCAGAGACTTTGTGTCGAGTTGAGAGCCAAGTCCGGCGATATTGATTGGGCTTCGCTGAGAACCGAACTACACAGCCAGGATTTCTTCAGCGCGGGCCCGCTTATGCGAGCTCTGCTGTCGGAAACGCCTTGTGTCTTGCTCATCGACGAACTTGATAAGGTTGACCAGGCTTTCGAAGCCATCTTGTTAGAACTTTTGAGCGTGTGGAGGCTCAGTGTCCCGAAACTTGGCACCGTTGAGGCACGCAGTATCCCATTCGTTGTGCTCACTTCGAATGAAGAACGCCGCATTGGCGATCCGTTGCGCCGACGTAGTTTTTACCTCCGCGTTGAACATCCGACGGCGGAACGCGAGGCGGAAATTGTAGCGCTGAGGACTCCGGAATCGAGTCCAGAGTTTCACGCAGGAATGGCGGGACTCGCGAAAGCCCTGCGGGGTTGGAGCCTGGAAAAGCCGCCATCCGTGTCGGAAATTCTGGACTTGGCTGATGCACTCAAGATCCTTGGGCATGAGCAGGTTACTCCCGGACTACGCGACGTTTTGTTGCCCTTGCTGGCAAAGACGGAGGCCGATAGAAAAAAACTGCTTCTGCGCGACGGATTCGCAAGCCTGATCTATGACGCACAGCAATACACTGCAGCAGCATTGCGAGGAGGTGCATCATGA
- a CDS encoding lytic transglycosylase domain-containing protein yields MKQVFALLLVSCAVTSCSAQAARPTSRSESEYYVAAYAEHYRVPVPLVRAIVERESNWRPCAISPKGAAGLMQLMPMTAQRLRVRDRCSIDQNVSGGVRYLAWLMRKFHGDSRLASAAYYAGEDIVSRRGLAYRNPDVVAYVSRIRATYLRFAQEKTEILETTQKRDIR; encoded by the coding sequence ATGAAGCAAGTTTTTGCTTTATTGCTAGTCAGTTGTGCCGTCACGAGTTGTTCGGCGCAGGCAGCGAGGCCGACGAGCAGGTCCGAGTCTGAATACTACGTCGCCGCCTATGCGGAACACTATCGCGTGCCCGTCCCGTTGGTACGCGCCATCGTGGAACGTGAATCGAATTGGCGACCGTGCGCCATTTCTCCCAAAGGCGCAGCCGGCCTGATGCAGCTCATGCCAATGACTGCCCAGCGTTTACGTGTACGCGATCGCTGCAGTATCGATCAAAACGTCTCGGGCGGTGTGCGCTATTTGGCGTGGCTGATGCGGAAGTTTCACGGCGACTCGCGCCTGGCATCGGCCGCCTACTACGCGGGGGAAGACATTGTGAGCAGGCGCGGTCTCGCGTACCGGAACCCGGATGTTGTCGCGTATGTGTCTCGAATTCGAGCCACTTACCTGCGCTTCGCCCAAGAGAAAACAGAAATTCTCGAAACCACTCAGAAAAGAGATATACGATGA
- a CDS encoding TrbG/VirB9 family P-type conjugative transfer protein, with protein sequence MKGILSIFIFGLFAVALGAQQPQAPAQNVLHIATALNHLTVLEFHEPVTMAAAGSSDFQIERQDNKVFVKPTKPGVSTDLLVWTASRRFAYELETTEEVKTMNFAIDAAIPAAPPVVSSSADELADMMLTRAFLGAVQMHSSVRTRPNEVSIRVEQVFRTRSTIYVHYTIENDTEASYRAGLPAVFELKPEHSSISLGSIAHTQLDSRGLKKLGTAKALPLAVGHVESESEQLEPGSSAQGVVAIRQDLKGPAVLQLVFESGLKATFVM encoded by the coding sequence ATGAAAGGGATTCTCTCCATCTTTATATTCGGGCTATTTGCCGTCGCACTGGGCGCGCAGCAACCACAAGCTCCGGCTCAGAATGTGCTCCATATTGCGACGGCTCTGAACCATCTGACAGTGCTTGAATTTCACGAGCCCGTCACGATGGCGGCAGCCGGCAGTTCCGACTTCCAGATCGAGCGCCAGGACAACAAAGTGTTCGTCAAGCCAACGAAGCCCGGAGTGTCCACCGACCTTCTTGTTTGGACCGCATCCAGGCGCTTCGCCTACGAATTAGAAACCACGGAAGAGGTAAAGACCATGAACTTTGCTATTGATGCGGCCATTCCTGCTGCGCCGCCGGTTGTAAGCAGCAGTGCGGACGAACTCGCTGACATGATGTTGACACGCGCGTTCTTGGGAGCAGTCCAGATGCACAGCAGCGTGCGGACACGACCGAATGAGGTCAGCATTCGTGTCGAACAGGTATTCAGGACGCGGAGCACGATCTACGTCCACTACACAATCGAAAATGACACCGAAGCGAGCTACCGCGCGGGCCTGCCGGCTGTGTTTGAACTGAAGCCGGAGCATTCGTCCATTTCATTAGGCAGCATCGCGCACACGCAACTGGACTCTCGCGGGTTGAAGAAGCTGGGCACAGCGAAAGCATTGCCTCTGGCTGTCGGCCATGTTGAGAGCGAGTCGGAACAGCTGGAGCCGGGCTCTTCGGCCCAGGGAGTTGTTGCCATCCGGCAAGATCTGAAGGGGCCGGCGGTGCTGCAACTGGTATTTGAGTCCGGACTCAAGGCGACCTTTGTGATGTGA
- a CDS encoding type IV secretory system conjugative DNA transfer family protein yields the protein MKPENEYRLGRRAYHRDQEESLGLVLVLGALVLVAAGSYILVARYHLRPAQLVEGGLYLLFASIGCIAVAWYVITLPRRRETAWPHPPLYISPEKDRKAIQSAYDHNAIVLGYDVHGKPWLWPDATRVMQSVVFGATGSGKTTLLKNIITQDLFRTVGPPNDRHRIPMLIFDGKGDQEFLSDLLPAIETAGRMHQLRVLNPSRPDISVRYNPFFSEHGLYQEHANFVFESFDLKEDFFHGHQATYLSDLVRVLAHTGKRFNIHDVLVLALDERVLKEQIAIARSRFSTQTGVTHQRELNLEMSIRNLQQSFEDRDRVPKIQGLLNELMTFLEDDLSAVTGAYDEVLSLDEVIEKELILFVSLNTNKNSKAVTALGRMLLQNMQLIIGKRYEDEQERRRQNRPMVSVILDEFAPFAYSNFAQILQTARGTNTAFLFALQSLPQLLMVGRGFRDDVSSAPNTTMLLRTRDEETAQYFLKASARVPQKRRTLTVQRTGLLEEKYQPIGFGSETDIKDTRSQDEHIKNLPVGQMEILMTDNRQGTLHSHLHVRVPRNYRFPGFEPTIYPRLHSVSHVEGANLRFKDTNLIRQHGKLSMRTGRIAWM from the coding sequence ATGAAACCGGAAAATGAATATCGTCTTGGCCGCAGGGCCTATCATCGCGATCAGGAAGAAAGCCTCGGACTCGTCTTAGTTCTGGGTGCGCTGGTTCTGGTTGCGGCCGGCTCCTACATCTTGGTCGCGCGTTATCACCTGCGCCCAGCGCAATTGGTAGAGGGCGGACTCTATCTGCTCTTTGCGTCAATTGGGTGCATCGCGGTTGCCTGGTACGTAATCACCCTGCCGCGGCGCCGCGAAACCGCTTGGCCTCACCCTCCTTTATATATATCGCCGGAAAAAGACCGAAAGGCGATCCAGTCTGCCTACGACCATAACGCAATCGTTCTCGGCTATGACGTGCACGGAAAGCCGTGGCTCTGGCCCGACGCAACTCGCGTCATGCAATCGGTCGTGTTCGGCGCTACCGGCTCAGGCAAGACAACGCTGCTGAAAAATATCATTACCCAAGATCTGTTTCGTACGGTTGGTCCGCCGAATGACCGTCACCGCATCCCGATGCTGATTTTCGATGGCAAGGGCGACCAGGAGTTCCTTTCTGATCTGCTACCGGCCATTGAAACTGCGGGCCGCATGCACCAACTACGTGTCCTCAACCCCTCCCGGCCAGATATTTCCGTTCGGTATAACCCGTTCTTCAGCGAGCACGGTCTCTACCAGGAGCATGCAAACTTCGTCTTTGAGTCGTTCGATCTCAAGGAAGACTTCTTTCACGGGCATCAGGCCACTTATCTAAGCGACCTCGTGCGAGTGCTGGCGCACACCGGCAAGCGCTTCAACATCCATGATGTGCTCGTACTTGCGCTGGACGAGAGAGTTCTAAAGGAGCAAATCGCGATTGCCCGCAGCCGGTTTTCTACTCAGACTGGCGTGACTCACCAACGGGAGCTCAATCTTGAGATGTCCATTCGGAACCTGCAGCAGTCCTTCGAAGACCGGGATCGGGTGCCAAAAATTCAAGGGCTTCTCAACGAGCTAATGACCTTTCTGGAGGACGATCTTTCGGCCGTTACCGGCGCCTACGATGAGGTTTTGTCGCTTGATGAGGTGATCGAAAAAGAGTTGATCCTGTTTGTCTCGCTCAACACCAACAAGAACTCAAAAGCCGTAACGGCTCTCGGCCGGATGCTCCTGCAGAACATGCAGCTAATCATCGGCAAGCGGTATGAAGACGAGCAGGAACGCCGCCGCCAGAACCGGCCGATGGTCAGCGTCATCCTGGATGAGTTTGCGCCTTTTGCGTATTCAAATTTTGCGCAGATTCTTCAAACGGCGCGCGGCACCAACACTGCATTTCTATTCGCGCTGCAATCTCTGCCACAGCTTCTGATGGTCGGCCGCGGCTTCCGCGACGACGTCTCGTCCGCACCGAACACGACCATGTTGCTCCGCACGCGAGACGAGGAAACAGCACAGTATTTCCTCAAAGCGTCGGCACGTGTCCCGCAGAAACGACGGACGCTAACGGTGCAGCGCACGGGGTTACTAGAGGAAAAATATCAACCGATTGGATTCGGAAGCGAGACCGATATCAAGGACACTCGTTCACAGGATGAGCACATCAAGAACCTGCCTGTAGGTCAGATGGAAATCCTAATGACCGACAATCGGCAGGGGACGTTGCACTCGCACTTGCATGTGCGCGTTCCTCGCAACTACCGCTTTCCGGGATTCGAGCCAACGATTTACCCAAGGCTCCATTCCGTGTCGCACGTTGAAGGCGCCAATTTACGCTTCAAAGACACGAATTTGATTCGACAGCATGGCAAGCTTTCGATGAGAACAGGCAGAATTGCATGGATGTGA
- a CDS encoding single-stranded DNA-binding protein, translating to MPKSVNKVILVGNVGKDPEVKYTPSGTPVAKFSLATNEKYKDRSDEWQERTEWHNIVAWQRLAEIVGEYVKKGAKLYIEGKLQTSSWDDRESGTKKYRTEIVARDLVLLGSHENGGDSEHRSNRNDDQRQPAYAGSAEITDEDIPF from the coding sequence ATGCCTAAGAGCGTGAACAAAGTTATCCTCGTCGGAAATGTCGGCAAGGACCCGGAAGTGAAATATACGCCAAGCGGTACGCCGGTTGCCAAATTCAGCCTCGCTACCAACGAGAAGTACAAAGATCGGAGCGACGAATGGCAGGAGCGAACCGAGTGGCACAACATTGTGGCCTGGCAGCGTTTGGCGGAGATCGTTGGCGAGTATGTGAAGAAGGGCGCCAAACTCTACATCGAAGGCAAGCTTCAGACGTCGAGTTGGGACGACCGTGAGAGCGGCACGAAAAAGTACCGGACCGAAATTGTCGCTCGCGACCTGGTTCTGCTCGGATCACATGAGAACGGCGGCGATAGTGAGCATCGGTCCAATCGCAACGACGATCAGCGCCAGCCTGCTTACGCCGGTTCGGCCGAGATCACGGACGAAGATATTCCTTTCTGA
- a CDS encoding site-specific integrase, whose translation MSPHTIHSYRDSLVLFLRFVATQQKCRVHDLDLEDIGPDHVLAFLLHLEQVRNNSATTRNVRLAAIHAFCRYVGTYHPEQLERIQRIRGIPFKRARQRVIEYLEREEIEAVLARISRTTRDDRRDYTLLATMFNTGARVQEIVNLKARDLQLIRPFQIRLFGKGRKERFCPLWRPTAQVLRDHCEEYHLDLGSDARVFLNHRGQPLTRFGVRYILTKHLKRARSHVSTLKQKRLHPHSMRHSAAVALLLSGVDLITISQWLGHSSPNTTNRYATICLELKRRAISKVKPIGRRSRSSWRKNQSVLEWLENL comes from the coding sequence ATGAGTCCTCACACCATCCACAGCTATCGGGACAGCTTAGTGCTTTTCCTGCGCTTTGTGGCCACCCAACAAAAGTGTCGAGTTCACGATTTGGACCTTGAGGACATCGGGCCAGATCATGTGCTCGCTTTCCTTCTGCATTTGGAGCAGGTTCGCAACAATAGTGCGACGACCCGCAATGTCCGCTTGGCTGCTATCCATGCATTTTGCCGCTACGTGGGAACTTATCATCCTGAACAACTGGAACGAATTCAGCGCATTCGTGGCATTCCCTTTAAACGCGCTCGCCAGCGGGTGATCGAATACCTGGAACGGGAAGAAATCGAGGCCGTTCTCGCTCGTATCAGCCGAACCACTCGGGATGATCGCCGCGACTACACCCTGCTGGCAACCATGTTCAACACGGGAGCGCGAGTGCAAGAGATCGTTAATTTGAAGGCTCGTGATCTGCAGTTGATACGACCGTTTCAAATCCGGCTCTTTGGCAAGGGCCGGAAGGAACGTTTCTGTCCCCTGTGGCGACCAACCGCGCAAGTGCTCCGTGATCATTGTGAAGAATATCATCTGGATCTCGGCTCGGATGCTCGGGTCTTTCTCAATCACCGAGGACAGCCGCTCACTCGGTTCGGAGTCAGATACATCCTAACGAAACATTTGAAGCGTGCTCGTAGCCATGTGAGCACCCTTAAACAAAAGCGACTTCATCCGCACAGCATGCGCCACAGTGCAGCCGTTGCACTTCTGCTCTCAGGCGTCGATTTAATTACGATCAGTCAATGGTTGGGACATTCCAGTCCAAACACGACGAATCGTTATGCCACGATCTGTCTGGAACTGAAGCGCCGTGCGATCAGCAAGGTCAAGCCAATCGGTCGCCGTTCCCGCTCTTCCTGGCGTAAAAACCAATCCGTTCTGGAATGGCTTGAGAATCTCTAA
- a CDS encoding tyrosine-type recombinase/integrase has protein sequence MTTVKSLDHFLSQLPRASQELTAETFNAWCRSQSELTSRVRRNRMYVIRKFCWYRRRTVPGCFVPEAIFFPPLSQTVMPYIFSEAEVAQLMKAASGLQRRPYSPLRPEVVRLSIVLLYTTGLRIGELLRLVVSDFDVREGTLLIRDSKFHKSRILPLPADVIRELEHYLRTRRRHNLPVLPSTPFIGHCRYREKAYTAWGFQCCLWPVLDACNIRTQSGRRPRIHDFRHSSAINTIIRWYRCGADVWAKLPFLSAYLGHVSISSTYRYLHFVEPLRALASKRFGDSFGGLIVPLAGKKGDRD, from the coding sequence ATGACAACAGTGAAGTCTCTGGATCACTTCTTGAGTCAGTTGCCTCGGGCTTCTCAGGAGTTGACTGCCGAAACTTTTAACGCCTGGTGCCGGAGCCAGTCTGAGCTGACATCGCGTGTGCGCCGGAATCGGATGTACGTGATTCGCAAGTTCTGTTGGTATCGGCGTCGCACGGTTCCTGGTTGCTTTGTTCCCGAAGCGATCTTTTTCCCACCGCTCAGCCAAACAGTGATGCCCTATATCTTTTCAGAAGCCGAAGTGGCGCAACTGATGAAGGCCGCATCCGGTCTTCAGCGACGACCGTATTCACCTCTCCGTCCTGAGGTGGTCCGCCTTTCGATCGTGCTGCTCTATACCACGGGTTTGCGGATTGGAGAGTTATTGCGGCTTGTCGTGAGCGATTTCGATGTTCGGGAGGGCACGCTCCTGATACGCGATTCCAAGTTCCACAAGTCACGCATCCTGCCATTGCCGGCAGATGTAATTCGCGAACTGGAGCACTATCTGCGAACCCGGCGCCGACATAACCTTCCTGTTCTTCCTTCCACACCATTCATTGGGCATTGTCGATATCGAGAAAAAGCTTATACAGCATGGGGATTCCAGTGCTGTTTGTGGCCCGTCCTGGACGCCTGCAACATTCGTACTCAGTCAGGCCGCCGACCACGCATTCATGATTTTCGGCACAGCAGCGCGATAAATACGATCATTCGCTGGTATCGCTGTGGGGCGGATGTGTGGGCGAAGTTGCCCTTTTTGTCGGCCTACCTCGGCCATGTCTCGATCAGCTCCACCTATCGTTATCTCCACTTTGTCGAACCGCTCCGGGCTCTCGCAAGTAAGCGCTTCGGTGACTCTTTTGGTGGATTGATCGTTCCGTTAGCCGGAAAGAAAGGGGATAGAGATTGA
- a CDS encoding tyrosine-type recombinase/integrase gives MLKTLYPACSRRYTSLTVFGPIVDDFTTWLLQHHYTHPYIRQRIWLLAYMDLTLVRRGIDHLSKVEQGDWVACRKSIRRQFPYLTDTTDALEKYLRSTNLLKPETRTISTTARYLSSYADYLETVRGAAASTIQQNSYTASELLAYLKIEGDARRLRTLSAHDLEGFVKVISHRFTRASLHSIVGRVRSFLRFLAVQGEVPQGLDRQIDTPRVYQEEQLPRALPWETVQAFLDSIDRSSSVGLRDFTMFFLMAIYGLRASDVTALTLDNIHWRAGRISISQRKTGTILELPLTDEVGTALHTYLKRMAPPPPFRQLFLRRKAPLGPLKTAAISTRFRFWASRSKVQIRGKGACHRIRHSYAVLLLRKGTPVKIIGDLLGHRTVESTSTYLRLAIEDLRDVALPVPTQAKKQKAVRA, from the coding sequence ATGCTAAAGACGCTCTACCCCGCCTGCTCTCGGCGGTATACGTCATTGACGGTTTTTGGTCCGATTGTCGATGACTTCACCACCTGGCTTCTGCAGCACCACTACACCCATCCCTACATCAGGCAGCGGATTTGGCTGCTGGCTTACATGGACTTAACCCTTGTCCGGCGCGGCATCGACCACCTAAGCAAGGTTGAGCAAGGTGACTGGGTGGCTTGCCGAAAGAGCATACGGCGACAGTTCCCCTATCTTACGGACACCACCGATGCTCTGGAAAAATATCTGCGTTCAACAAACCTCTTGAAACCGGAAACTCGCACGATCAGTACAACAGCAAGATACCTATCTTCGTACGCAGATTATTTGGAGACCGTTCGTGGAGCTGCCGCGTCCACGATCCAGCAGAACTCGTATACGGCATCCGAACTGCTTGCATACCTCAAGATCGAGGGTGACGCTAGGCGGCTCAGGACTCTATCTGCCCATGATCTTGAAGGGTTTGTGAAAGTAATCAGTCATCGGTTTACTCGGGCAAGTTTGCACAGCATCGTGGGCCGGGTCCGCTCTTTCTTGCGGTTTCTGGCAGTGCAAGGCGAAGTACCCCAAGGGCTTGATCGCCAGATTGATACCCCTCGTGTCTACCAGGAAGAGCAGCTCCCGAGGGCCCTGCCTTGGGAGACAGTTCAGGCATTTCTCGACTCCATTGATCGCTCCAGCTCAGTGGGCTTGCGTGACTTTACGATGTTTTTCTTGATGGCGATCTATGGATTGCGCGCCAGTGACGTGACCGCGTTGACGTTGGATAACATTCATTGGCGAGCAGGTAGGATCTCGATTTCTCAGAGAAAGACCGGTACGATTCTGGAACTCCCTCTGACGGACGAAGTGGGAACAGCCCTGCACACATACCTCAAGCGGATGGCGCCGCCACCGCCCTTCCGGCAGCTTTTCCTTCGCCGGAAAGCTCCGCTTGGTCCACTGAAGACCGCTGCTATCTCCACAAGGTTTCGGTTCTGGGCAAGCAGGAGCAAAGTGCAGATTCGTGGGAAGGGAGCGTGTCATCGCATTCGGCACTCCTATGCGGTGCTTTTGCTGCGCAAGGGTACACCAGTAAAAATTATCGGTGACCTGCTCGGGCATCGCACGGTGGAGAGCACTTCAACTTACCTGCGGCTAGCCATCGAGGATTTACGAGATGTTGCTCTCCCTGTGCCAACCCAAGCCAAGAAACAGAAGGCGGTGCGCGCTTGA
- a CDS encoding phosphatidylinositol kinase: MLATRLGAILGLPVPSVASIEVCGWLIEHTDDLRMDVAGLRTAFKAGLHLGSAYAADPIEGQLFDYLPEGLLQQVTNLKDFARVIVLDKWTCNADGRQAVFGRQAKRGARYKATFIDQGYCFNAGEWNFPDSPLRGVYARNCVYNHVKGWDAFEPALTCAEEMNIDQIWRIAAEIPQEWYEFDTTGLNRLVEDLYSRRSAIRALITAFRHSSRNPFANWTSA; this comes from the coding sequence ATGTTGGCAACTCGGCTGGGAGCGATTCTTGGTCTTCCAGTCCCCAGCGTCGCATCGATAGAGGTTTGCGGTTGGCTCATAGAGCATACGGACGATCTTCGCATGGACGTAGCAGGCCTACGAACTGCGTTCAAAGCAGGTTTGCACCTGGGATCCGCATACGCTGCGGACCCGATTGAAGGCCAACTGTTCGACTACTTGCCTGAGGGCCTGTTACAGCAAGTCACGAATCTCAAAGATTTCGCGCGAGTGATCGTGCTCGATAAATGGACGTGCAATGCAGATGGGCGTCAGGCAGTATTCGGCCGCCAGGCGAAACGTGGAGCGAGATACAAAGCGACGTTCATCGACCAAGGGTATTGCTTCAATGCGGGGGAGTGGAATTTTCCTGATTCTCCTCTGCGTGGTGTCTACGCCAGGAATTGTGTCTACAACCATGTGAAAGGCTGGGATGCGTTTGAGCCGGCTCTTACATGCGCTGAAGAAATGAACATCGATCAGATTTGGCGCATTGCCGCAGAAATTCCGCAAGAGTGGTACGAGTTCGACACCACTGGCCTCAACCGCCTGGTCGAAGACCTCTACAGCCGCCGTTCCGCAATTCGCGCCTTGATTACGGCATTTCGCCACTCCAGTCGCAATCCATTCGCTAACTGGACTTCCGCGTAA